A window from uncultured Desulfobacter sp. encodes these proteins:
- a CDS encoding IS3 family transposase (programmed frameshift), producing the protein MKKDRKKYAPEFKEEAVKLITEQGYQITEAARNLGVNPTMLGRWKREIEGSGESATGLQGSVAMKAELSRLRKENNRLKMERENLKKGSSLLRERNELKYQFVDAERKAYPVALICIVMLISRSGYYAWRKCKKSLRQREVETLIPIVKAAHQASRGTYGARRIAEEIKASGSPCGRYKAGSLMKMAGVAAKQKKKFKATTDSKHNLPVASNLLTRQFEVVEADKVYVSDITYIWTHEGWLYLAVVIDLFSRRVVGWSLSNRMTTKLIMDALHMAIRRRMPAPGLLFHSDRGSQYCSKNFQKMLNTLGMVSSMSRKGNCWDNAVAESFFGSLKTERVFFTNYMTREEARRDIIDYIEMFYNCNRRHSYLGYISPKEFEKLWFLEKAA; encoded by the exons ATGAAGAAAGACAGAAAGAAGTATGCACCTGAATTCAAAGAAGAAGCAGTTAAACTGATAACCGAACAGGGATATCAGATTACCGAGGCAGCCCGAAATCTCGGAGTCAATCCAACCATGCTGGGTCGCTGGAAACGTGAGATTGAAGGTAGTGGAGAGAGTGCCACTGGTTTACAAGGAAGTGTGGCAATGAAGGCAGAGTTGAGCCGTCTTCGAAAAGAAAACAACCGTTTGAAGATGGAACGTGAAA ATCTTAAAAAAGGCAGCAGCCTTCTTCGCGAAAGAAATGAGCTGAAGTATCAATTCGTTGATGCTGAGAGGAAGGCTTACCCAGTAGCTCTGATATGTATTGTCATGCTCATATCCCGGAGTGGATATTATGCCTGGCGTAAATGTAAAAAATCATTGAGGCAGAGGGAAGTAGAGACACTAATTCCTATTGTTAAAGCGGCTCATCAAGCATCAAGGGGTACCTATGGCGCCCGCCGGATTGCAGAAGAGATAAAAGCATCCGGCAGTCCTTGCGGGCGGTACAAAGCTGGGTCATTGATGAAAATGGCCGGTGTTGCCGCCAAGCAGAAAAAGAAATTTAAAGCGACGACAGACAGCAAACACAATTTGCCAGTTGCATCGAATTTACTGACCAGACAGTTTGAAGTTGTCGAAGCGGACAAGGTTTATGTCTCTGACATTACATACATTTGGACCCACGAAGGGTGGTTGTATTTGGCCGTCGTTATAGACCTTTTTTCACGCCGGGTTGTCGGCTGGTCCCTGAGTAATCGAATGACCACAAAGTTGATCATGGATGCCCTGCACATGGCAATCAGGCGTCGAATGCCTGCCCCTGGCCTGCTATTTCATTCAGACAGGGGAAGTCAGTATTGCAGTAAAAACTTCCAGAAAATGTTGAATACCCTTGGGATGGTTAGCAGCATGAGCCGGAAAGGGAATTGCTGGGACAATGCCGTGGCAGAGAGCTTTTTCGGTAGTTTGAAGACTGAGAGGGTCTTTTTTACAAACTACATGACCCGAGAAGAAGCCCGGAGAGACATCATTGATTACATCGAAATGTTTTACAATTGCAACAGACGTCATTCCTATTTGGGGTATATCAGTCCAAAAGAATTTGAAAAACTGTGGTTTTTAGAAAAAGCCGCTTAA
- a CDS encoding sigma-70 family RNA polymerase sigma factor → MLKNNPYLEDFHLAQKICQELLNKNKKAIHELFYKFQKMFVGIAKKRLYSNDLNQAESILSNFWVELLNANAICNYKAQASLKSYLIKILFRRIIDDNRSYLRENSKKDYLEDNATKVLQEKDNNPSPEDRILDDDKKRIINEALLILEDVSPKDADLIRMHLQGFDYRQMAEMQLTISQPDEQELGKKVNSLKKQFTRKRTGSLAKFKICLNSG, encoded by the coding sequence ATGTTAAAAAACAATCCTTATTTGGAAGATTTTCATCTCGCTCAAAAAATTTGTCAGGAATTACTCAATAAGAATAAGAAGGCCATTCATGAACTTTTCTATAAATTTCAAAAAATGTTTGTTGGCATAGCCAAAAAGCGACTTTACAGTAATGACCTGAATCAAGCTGAGTCTATTTTGTCGAATTTTTGGGTCGAATTACTGAACGCTAATGCCATTTGCAATTATAAAGCCCAAGCCTCTCTTAAATCTTATTTAATAAAAATTTTATTCAGGCGTATCATTGATGATAATCGTTCATACCTCAGGGAAAATTCAAAAAAAGACTATTTAGAGGATAACGCTACAAAAGTCTTACAAGAAAAAGATAACAATCCTTCCCCTGAGGATAGAATACTTGATGATGACAAAAAGAGAATAATCAATGAGGCTTTATTGATATTAGAAGATGTTTCACCCAAAGATGCGGACTTGATCCGAATGCATTTACAGGGCTTCGATTATAGACAAATGGCTGAAATGCAATTGACAATTTCACAGCCTGATGAGCAAGAACTGGGAAAGAAGGTTAATTCATTAAAAAAGCAATTCACACGAAAAAGGACAGGTTCTCTTGCAAAATTTAAAATTTGTTTAAATAGTGGTTGA
- a CDS encoding DNA methyltransferase: MRNVTASNQAEIKIEQLIKDPNHPRLTSGNLESLISSIRHDGLMTPVSIAKVSDDKYHVFEGWRRVEALKAMGQTEVACILYENLKDADTAHKSFILNTERSQLSEIEIALHIKKMRDDFGYSFRDLEIMGYGSSANISKQVKLLDLSKEVQGLIASGSLSKAHGTELLKLGDPKKMTRMAKRACDHEWSANQLQNAIRRHLTPKEPRKSVGKKDLPAQVIPGVYFKDSKDMSELPDESVGCIFTSPPYFVGMEYEKGYTFEEHLDNIKAVMEECARVTVPGGVIALNVDDIHNFKGKRGNDKYPHVKLMIHKYQTYLKRHGVFLEDKIVWVKDQTPHSKDMSKAFSADTVHSTYRHIKRHDFVYIFRKKGERVAPSEEASFASALTKEEWSRYIPSIWTIPAVRKNDGHPTVFPDELARRIIKMYSFVGETVLDPFLGSGTTIKVARELEREGLGYERAEELYRDVIATKLEGTLPNEDSEPKETLTEHSKRILDDLEANQPEEPKATVIMSEGMKEAAEEILAKHEQALEHA, encoded by the coding sequence ATGAGAAACGTTACAGCTTCTAACCAGGCAGAAATTAAGATCGAACAATTAATCAAGGACCCAAACCATCCGAGACTAACGTCCGGCAATCTGGAATCATTAATCTCAAGTATCCGGCATGATGGACTGATGACTCCGGTTTCCATAGCGAAGGTGTCCGATGATAAGTATCATGTTTTTGAAGGCTGGAGACGAGTTGAAGCCCTGAAGGCAATGGGGCAGACTGAAGTTGCCTGCATTCTTTACGAAAACCTTAAAGATGCGGACACCGCTCATAAATCCTTCATCTTGAACACGGAACGCAGCCAGCTGAGCGAAATTGAAATCGCCCTGCACATTAAAAAAATGCGCGATGATTTTGGTTACTCCTTCCGGGATCTTGAAATCATGGGTTACGGTTCAAGCGCCAACATTTCCAAACAAGTCAAGCTCCTTGATCTGTCCAAAGAGGTCCAGGGACTGATTGCATCCGGCAGTCTATCAAAGGCCCATGGTACAGAGCTTCTGAAACTTGGTGATCCGAAAAAGATGACCCGTATGGCGAAAAGAGCTTGTGATCACGAATGGTCAGCCAATCAGCTTCAAAATGCCATCCGTAGACACCTTACACCCAAGGAACCAAGGAAATCTGTCGGTAAAAAAGATCTCCCGGCCCAAGTTATTCCCGGAGTCTATTTCAAAGATTCTAAGGATATGTCTGAACTTCCTGATGAATCCGTGGGATGCATCTTCACCAGCCCCCCGTATTTTGTGGGAATGGAATATGAAAAAGGCTACACCTTTGAGGAACACCTGGACAATATTAAAGCGGTAATGGAGGAGTGCGCCAGAGTAACTGTCCCTGGTGGGGTTATTGCCCTGAATGTGGATGATATCCATAATTTCAAAGGGAAACGTGGTAACGACAAATATCCTCACGTTAAGCTCATGATTCACAAATACCAGACTTACCTGAAGAGACACGGTGTTTTCCTGGAAGACAAAATCGTTTGGGTAAAAGATCAGACCCCACATAGCAAGGATATGTCTAAGGCGTTTTCTGCGGATACTGTCCACAGCACATATCGACATATCAAGAGACATGACTTCGTCTATATATTTAGAAAAAAAGGAGAGCGGGTTGCCCCATCTGAAGAAGCAAGTTTTGCATCCGCTCTGACCAAGGAGGAATGGTCCAGATACATCCCCAGCATATGGACTATACCTGCGGTCAGAAAGAATGATGGGCATCCCACTGTTTTTCCAGATGAGTTGGCTCGACGGATCATCAAGATGTACTCCTTCGTAGGGGAAACGGTTCTTGATCCCTTCCTTGGCAGCGGCACTACCATCAAAGTGGCCCGGGAGTTGGAACGGGAAGGACTCGGGTATGAACGGGCAGAGGAGCTTTACCGAGATGTTATTGCGACAAAACTGGAAGGGACTCTTCCTAATGAAGATTCCGAGCCCAAGGAAACTTTAACTGAACATTCAAAAAGAATATTGGACGATCTTGAGGCAAATCAGCCTGAGGAACCCAAAGCAACAGTAATTATGTCCGAGGGGATGAAGGAAGCTGCTGAAGAAATTCTGGCCAAACATGAACAAGCGCTGGAACACGCCTAA
- a CDS encoding DNA-binding protein, which produces MSSTLCAQTVPIKRLYSIKELVALIGATEWFWRSQIWDGQLPYVQVGRKQLVDHQDVESFIEKNKYKN; this is translated from the coding sequence GTGTCTTCAACCCTATGTGCCCAGACTGTGCCCATAAAAAGACTTTACTCCATCAAAGAGCTTGTCGCCCTGATCGGGGCCACCGAATGGTTCTGGCGTAGTCAAATCTGGGATGGTCAACTGCCATATGTCCAGGTTGGCCGAAAACAGCTCGTAGATCACCAGGATGTCGAAAGTTTTATCGAAAAAAACAAATACAAAAATTAA
- a CDS encoding IS3 family transposase has product MILPADKQRVLQLISEAQKTGARKHKASALLGLTLRTLQRWSKTGTADRRQGFRATPANKLSGEEQQQILNTLDFPEFADLNPNQIVPKLADQGIYLGSESTIYRILRQHNMNAHRQDSQPAKRTSPEPLSATGPNQLWSWDITYLPTRVTGQFYYLYMIMDLYSRKIVAYQVYDCESGEFASDLIMDACLREKINKKQVTLHSDNGAPMKSVTMLAKLQDLGVIPSFSRPSVSNDNPFSESLFKTLKYRPEYPAKPFDTMQEAREWVHTFEDWYNNAHLHSGIGFVTPADRHNGNDVAVLANRHQIYQNARSKHPERWPGRTRNWEPGTKVTLKKFKRQKVEKTAGKQAV; this is encoded by the coding sequence TTGATATTACCTGCAGACAAACAAAGGGTATTACAACTGATTTCAGAGGCCCAAAAAACAGGTGCCAGGAAGCATAAAGCCTCAGCATTGCTGGGGCTTACCCTCCGAACACTTCAACGCTGGAGCAAAACCGGGACTGCCGATAGGCGTCAAGGATTTCGTGCCACACCCGCTAATAAATTGTCCGGTGAGGAACAGCAACAAATCCTTAACACCCTTGATTTTCCTGAATTTGCGGATTTGAATCCGAATCAAATTGTGCCCAAACTTGCAGATCAAGGGATCTATCTCGGTTCTGAATCTACAATATATAGAATATTAAGGCAGCATAACATGAATGCTCACCGACAGGACAGCCAACCTGCCAAAAGGACCAGTCCGGAACCTTTGTCGGCAACTGGTCCGAATCAATTGTGGTCCTGGGACATCACATACCTGCCAACAAGAGTAACAGGCCAATTTTATTACCTTTACATGATAATGGATTTGTACAGCCGTAAAATTGTCGCCTATCAGGTGTATGACTGTGAGTCTGGAGAATTTGCTTCTGATCTGATAATGGATGCCTGCCTGCGGGAGAAAATTAATAAAAAACAGGTCACCTTGCATTCAGACAATGGTGCTCCTATGAAATCCGTAACGATGCTGGCCAAACTTCAGGATTTGGGCGTGATACCATCCTTTAGCCGACCATCTGTCAGTAACGATAATCCTTTTTCTGAATCATTATTCAAAACCCTGAAATATCGGCCTGAATATCCGGCCAAGCCATTTGATACGATGCAGGAAGCCAGGGAATGGGTTCATACCTTCGAAGATTGGTACAATAACGCCCATCTGCACAGCGGTATTGGATTTGTCACCCCCGCTGACCGACACAATGGCAATGATGTAGCCGTTCTTGCCAACAGACATCAAATTTATCAGAACGCCAGATCGAAACATCCTGAAAGATGGCCTGGAAGGACAAGGAATTGGGAACCTGGAACAAAGGTTACTTTGAAAAAATTTAAACGTCAAAAAGTTGAAAAAACGGCAGGTAAGCAAGCGGTATAA
- a CDS encoding helix-turn-helix domain-containing protein encodes MGHSIQIKKAVLQKVLSGNKTHDEISKEFGIGRSTIGKWLREYRKGGNINLKSKERRPRDWTPEERVSALMASGSMSSEESASWCRKNGIFLHHLKQWRQDAVSGMATDLKKQTSVIETQLRRENSALKKDLSRKEKALAETAALLVLKKKAQVIWGEPEED; translated from the coding sequence ATGGGACATTCTATTCAAATTAAAAAAGCTGTATTACAAAAGGTACTCTCGGGGAACAAAACCCATGATGAGATATCAAAAGAATTTGGGATTGGGCGGTCAACTATTGGCAAATGGTTAAGAGAATACAGAAAAGGCGGTAACATCAACTTGAAATCAAAAGAAAGACGCCCCAGAGACTGGACGCCGGAAGAGCGCGTCTCAGCCTTGATGGCGTCGGGGTCTATGTCCTCCGAGGAGAGCGCCTCCTGGTGTCGTAAAAACGGGATTTTCCTCCATCATCTGAAACAGTGGAGGCAAGATGCTGTTTCCGGAATGGCAACTGATTTGAAGAAACAAACCTCCGTAATCGAGACTCAGTTACGACGGGAAAATTCGGCATTAAAAAAAGACCTTTCCCGCAAAGAAAAAGCCCTTGCGGAAACAGCAGCCTTATTGGTTCTTAAAAAAAAAGCCCAGGTAATCTGGGGGGAGCCAGAGGAAGATTGA
- a CDS encoding integrase core domain-containing protein: protein MDNEFCISSLERALRCHGTPYIFNTDQGSQYTSHEFTKVLKDKDIKISMDGKGRCLDNIFIERLWRSVKYEEIYVNEFRSVEQLRNSLKKYFDFYNNERPHQSFNGQTPAEVYYGENQLSLVG, encoded by the coding sequence GAGAGAGCGTTACGATGTCATGGAACACCCTATATATTCAACACGGATCAAGGATCTCAATACACAAGTCACGAGTTTACAAAAGTATTGAAAGATAAGGACATTAAAATCAGCATGGATGGAAAAGGCCGATGTCTCGATAATATTTTCATCGAACGACTGTGGCGCAGTGTGAAGTATGAAGAAATTTATGTAAATGAATTTCGTTCTGTTGAACAGTTGCGCAACTCCCTGAAAAAATACTTTGATTTTTACAACAATGAACGACCTCACCAAAGTTTTAACGGCCAGACGCCTGCCGAAGTGTATTATGGCGAAAATCAGTTAAGTCTTGTGGGATGA